A window of Panthera leo isolate Ple1 chromosome D2, P.leo_Ple1_pat1.1, whole genome shotgun sequence contains these coding sequences:
- the GSTO1 gene encoding glutathione S-transferase omega-1, whose amino-acid sequence MSGGSARSLAKGSAPPGPVPQGLIRVYSMRFCPFAQRTLLVLKAKGIGHEIININLKNKPEWFFTKNPFGLVPVLENSQGQLIYESAITCEYLDEAYPGKKLLPDDPYEKACQKMVFELFSKVPPLVTSFIRRQNNEDGSGLKEELRKEFSKLEEVLTNKKTTFFGGNSLSMIDYLIWPWFERLEVLELNECVDHTPKLKLWMAAMREDPAVSSLLIEAKAFRGFLDLYLQNSPEACDYGL is encoded by the exons ATGTCCGGAGGGTCAGCCAGGAGCCTAGCGAAGG GAAGCGCGCCCCCGGGGCCGGTCCCCCAGGGCCTGATCCGCGTCTACAGCATGAGGTTCTGCCCGTTCGCCCAGAGGACGCTCCTGGTCCTGAAGGCCAAGGGAATTGG GCATGAAATCATCAACATCAACCTGAAAAATAAGCCTGAGTGGTTCTTTACGAAGAATCCCTTTGGTCTGGTGCCAGTTCTGGAAAACAGTCAGGGTCAACTGATCTATGAATCTGCCATTACTTGTGAGTACCTGGATGAAGCATATCCAGGGAAGAAGCTGTTGCCAGATGACCCCTATGAGAAAGCTTGCCAAAAGATGGTCTTTGAGTTATTTTCTAAG GTTCCCCCTTTGGTAACAAGCTTCATTAGAAGACAAAATAACGAAGACGGCTCTGGCCTAAAAGAAGAATTGCGTAAAGAATTCAGCAAGTTAGAGGAG GTTCTGACCAATAAGAAGACAACCTTCTTTGGTGGCAATTCTCTTTCTATGATTGATTACCTCATCTGGCCCTGGTTTGAACGGCTCGAAGTTCTGGAGTTAAATGA GTGTGTAGATCACACTCCAAAACTTAAGCTCTGGATGGCAGCCATGAGGGAAGATCCTGCAGTGTCCTCCCTCCTCATTGAGGCGAAGGCCTTTCGAGGTTTCTTAGATCTCTACTTGCAGAACAGCCCTGAGGCCTGTGATTATGGGCTCTGA